A part of Bacteroidia bacterium genomic DNA contains:
- a CDS encoding DUF4249 family protein produces the protein MKNPIHFLYLFIFSVMLLISCEQTIRIDKNDFQHKPVVWGLLMADSVPRIFIYQNIALEGWLESKLNNEFIKELSPLLFDGLYTFPLKEASGTSVEQQNIWWGGTDTVNLNWYEGIEAIKPDHIYELSFKWEGKEIFARTHVPPSAEIISTGPVDVVQGSGNSTWTEKGIRMVFQDNANEQNAYRLRITQAGLSFFWIVDPITNDFREDSAYSVYHSFSDIILDDPYQGKEMSIDIIPPYYGIREQLLVNPDGSVSIFNEYTVSLETMDYTTGKFLRSTDEQNSQRYDPLAEPVLLKTNVENGQGILGGMSRSAPVTVRVPY, from the coding sequence ATGAAAAACCCAATCCATTTTTTATACCTTTTTATATTTTCGGTAATGCTCCTGATCAGTTGCGAACAGACCATTCGGATTGATAAAAATGACTTCCAGCACAAACCCGTGGTTTGGGGGTTACTCATGGCCGACTCTGTACCCCGTATCTTCATTTATCAAAATATCGCCCTTGAAGGCTGGCTGGAATCAAAACTCAACAATGAGTTCATAAAAGAGCTTTCACCCCTACTATTTGACGGTCTCTACACCTTTCCGCTTAAAGAGGCAAGTGGAACTTCTGTCGAACAACAGAATATATGGTGGGGGGGGACCGATACCGTAAACCTTAACTGGTATGAAGGCATCGAAGCGATAAAACCTGACCATATTTACGAACTCTCTTTCAAATGGGAAGGAAAAGAAATATTTGCCCGGACACATGTACCCCCTTCCGCAGAAATCATCTCCACCGGGCCTGTAGATGTCGTGCAGGGAAGCGGAAACTCTACCTGGACTGAAAAAGGTATCCGAATGGTTTTTCAGGATAACGCCAACGAACAAAACGCCTATCGACTCCGGATCACGCAGGCGGGTTTGTCATTTTTCTGGATTGTTGACCCCATTACCAATGATTTTAGAGAGGACAGTGCATATTCTGTTTACCACTCTTTCTCCGATATTATTTTGGATGACCCCTATCAGGGAAAGGAAATGTCCATTGATATCATACCTCCATACTATGGTATCCGGGAGCAGCTTCTCGTTAACCCAGATGGCTCTGTTTCTATTTTTAATGAATATACCGTTAGCCTGGAAACCATGGACTACACTACAGGAAAATTCCTCCGCTCAACCGATGAACAAAATTCCCAACGTTATGACCCGCTCGCAGAGCCTGTGCTGCTAAAAACCAATGTGGAAAATGGTCAGGGAATCCTTGGGGGAATGTCCCGGTCTGCTCCTGTAACTGTGCGAGTCCCTTACTAA
- a CDS encoding TonB-dependent receptor yields MKKFLLILLFIFFALQLRAQKTISGYVRNASSGEILVGAIVAEPQLKTGTYTNSYGFYSLTLKVDSVKIRVDYPGFNSQFVALAMDQNHSIDFSLTEKEISLDEVVITEQKSRENVDKASMGAIDVNVTEIEMLPFIGGEKDLLKGIQLLPGVQSGGEASAGYYVRGGGADQNLILMDEAIVYNPFHMAGYVSIFNTDAIRNVTLYKGSFPANFGGRLSSILDIGMKEGNMKEFHGEGGIGLISSKITVEGPIIKDKASFMVSGRRFYWDLLIQPFLPKGQSFGYHFNDFNAKINYRISDKDRLFISGYYGRDKIYNETKTVQDTSLLNMNWGNITFTARWNHLFGPKLFSNATFIYSNFDYKVTQAFGKDATVLFSGIEDLNGKIDFDYYPTPRHKIKFGLNYIYHTFTPSSTRVKTAQSDTLEVQGKSKFVHESAAYINDEISVTDRLGVNIGLRAPFFVSGQTTYYGLEPRLTVKYTLGPNRSVKAGYTMMNQYVNLVSSSVISLPFDIWTPSSNIVKPQLAHQGAIGYFQNLRNDQYEASVELYYKQMSNQIDYREGANFFFRDDIESELVFGKGWAYGGEFFLRKRAGRLTGWIGYTLSWSWRQFDELNLGRPYPAKYDRRHDLSIVTVYKFNEKWSFSSAFVYGSGHWLTVPSGRLLVPINGWADPFAWYDDFSGRNGYRLKSYHRLDLGLRYVVKKPKYTYAWHIDIYNSYNRRNPFFVYQDFAFDQRANANQFVTRQVSLLPMIPSLTYVFNF; encoded by the coding sequence GTGAAAAAATTCTTACTAATTCTGCTTTTTATTTTCTTCGCCCTGCAACTCCGCGCTCAGAAAACCATTAGTGGGTATGTCCGAAATGCCAGTAGTGGAGAAATTCTGGTAGGTGCAATCGTCGCAGAACCGCAACTCAAAACCGGCACCTACACCAATAGCTATGGATTTTATTCCCTTACGCTGAAAGTGGATTCGGTAAAAATCCGGGTAGATTACCCTGGATTTAACTCCCAGTTTGTTGCGCTGGCAATGGATCAGAATCATTCAATTGATTTTTCCCTGACCGAAAAAGAAATCAGCCTTGATGAGGTCGTAATCACCGAACAAAAATCTCGCGAAAATGTCGATAAAGCCTCGATGGGTGCCATCGATGTAAACGTAACAGAAATCGAGATGCTGCCTTTCATCGGGGGAGAAAAAGACTTACTCAAAGGCATTCAACTCCTCCCCGGTGTGCAGTCCGGCGGAGAAGCTTCCGCCGGATATTATGTCCGCGGGGGCGGTGCAGACCAAAACCTCATCCTCATGGATGAGGCTATCGTATATAATCCCTTTCATATGGCAGGGTATGTCAGTATTTTTAATACCGACGCCATCCGCAATGTAACACTCTACAAAGGCAGCTTTCCTGCCAATTTTGGCGGCAGACTTTCCTCCATTCTCGATATTGGGATGAAGGAGGGAAATATGAAAGAATTTCACGGGGAAGGGGGAATCGGTCTTATTAGCTCAAAAATTACGGTTGAAGGGCCGATCATCAAAGACAAAGCTTCTTTCATGGTATCGGGAAGAAGATTCTACTGGGATTTACTCATCCAACCCTTTCTCCCCAAAGGCCAAAGTTTTGGTTATCACTTTAATGACTTTAATGCAAAAATCAATTACCGTATCTCAGATAAAGACCGACTGTTTATCAGCGGCTATTATGGAAGAGACAAAATATATAATGAAACCAAAACTGTTCAGGATACCTCCCTCCTCAATATGAACTGGGGAAATATTACCTTCACCGCACGATGGAATCATTTATTCGGCCCAAAACTTTTTTCCAATGCCACCTTCATTTACAGCAACTTTGACTATAAAGTGACTCAGGCCTTCGGTAAGGATGCAACTGTGTTGTTTTCTGGCATTGAAGATCTCAACGGTAAAATCGATTTTGACTATTACCCAACACCCCGCCATAAGATTAAATTTGGACTCAACTATATTTATCACACCTTTACGCCCTCTTCTACCCGGGTAAAAACAGCACAATCCGATACCCTGGAAGTTCAGGGGAAAAGTAAATTTGTCCACGAGTCAGCAGCATATATCAACGATGAAATTTCTGTAACCGACAGACTGGGAGTAAATATTGGTCTTCGCGCGCCTTTTTTCGTAAGTGGTCAGACGACCTACTACGGACTCGAACCCCGGCTTACCGTCAAATATACATTGGGCCCCAACCGGTCTGTAAAGGCCGGTTATACCATGATGAACCAATACGTGAACCTCGTGAGCAGTTCGGTAATTTCTCTGCCATTTGACATCTGGACGCCGAGCAGCAATATCGTCAAACCTCAGTTAGCCCACCAGGGGGCGATCGGCTATTTCCAAAACCTACGAAATGACCAATATGAAGCGAGTGTAGAACTATACTACAAACAGATGTCCAACCAGATAGACTACCGTGAAGGGGCTAATTTTTTCTTCCGGGATGATATTGAGTCCGAACTGGTCTTTGGCAAAGGGTGGGCCTATGGCGGGGAGTTTTTCCTTAGAAAACGCGCAGGAAGACTCACCGGCTGGATTGGATATACGCTCTCCTGGAGTTGGCGGCAATTTGATGAGTTGAACCTGGGCCGCCCCTACCCTGCCAAATATGACCGAAGACATGATTTGTCGATCGTAACTGTCTATAAGTTTAATGAAAAATGGTCTTTCTCCTCTGCTTTTGTCTACGGAAGCGGACACTGGCTTACGGTTCCCTCCGGCAGACTTTTGGTACCCATCAATGGCTGGGCAGATCCCTTCGCCTGGTATGACGATTTCTCCGGACGAAATGGCTATCGCCTCAAATCTTATCACCGCCTGGATCTGGGCCTTCGGTATGTGGTCAAAAAACCTAAATACACCTACGCCTGGCATATCGATATTTACAACTCCTACAACCGCCGGAATCCATTTTTTGTCTATCAGGACTTTGCTTTCGACCAGAGAGCCAATGCCAACCAGTTTGTCACCCGCCAGGTTTCTCTTTTGCCCATGATTCCTTCTCTGACTTATGTTTTCAACTTCTAA
- a CDS encoding HAD family phosphatase: MHLIFDCDGVIIDSEILYAQIAVQKLATVGYHTDTLTYCRRFSGMMDAAILEIISRENDIYLSPDFHDELKTEAAAAFQTRLLPIQGMGELIRSLSLPVSIVSNSHLEHVQHGLSCAGIPYMPVAHIFTSQMVAHPKPAPDVYQLALKSHGLSPETCIVIEDSEAGVTAAKAAGLTVIGFLGGGHITENHSEKLTRIGVDYLVHNAEELKSLFTKNGFLT; the protein is encoded by the coding sequence ATGCACCTCATATTCGACTGCGACGGCGTAATCATTGACTCTGAAATCCTCTACGCACAGATCGCCGTGCAAAAACTTGCCACCGTTGGCTACCATACCGATACCCTTACTTATTGCCGCCGGTTCTCCGGGATGATGGATGCCGCAATTCTGGAGATTATCTCCAGAGAAAACGATATTTATCTGTCGCCAGACTTTCATGACGAACTCAAAACTGAAGCTGCTGCGGCATTCCAGACACGGCTTCTTCCCATACAGGGTATGGGCGAACTCATTCGAAGCCTTTCACTTCCTGTCTCCATTGTCTCTAACAGCCACCTCGAACACGTACAACACGGCCTCTCATGTGCAGGAATTCCTTATATGCCTGTCGCTCATATTTTCACTTCCCAAATGGTCGCCCATCCCAAACCAGCGCCAGACGTGTATCAACTTGCACTCAAAAGCCATGGTTTGTCCCCCGAAACCTGTATCGTCATTGAAGACTCCGAAGCGGGGGTAACCGCAGCTAAAGCTGCCGGACTTACCGTCATAGGCTTCCTGGGTGGGGGACATATTACAGAAAACCATAGTGAAAAACTTACCAGAATCGGAGTCGATTACCTGGTTCATAACGCGGAAGAGCTGAAATCTCTGTTTACAAAAAATGGCTTTCTCACATAA